One window of Candidatus Margulisiibacteriota bacterium genomic DNA carries:
- a CDS encoding tetratricopeptide repeat protein — protein sequence MRVKFLILFLFILASFLFSLELTDITRNHQYRDQVYYLAENNFMPQYIDSTFQLDSELTVFQVALSLIFVNAVSLNVDREEPYLLEFGKSSIEYPYVQYLFNKEIVKKDIDVYATCNVSEALHMFSKMYPDVKFSLDKKEGPAPFLRRDFLVLITKIDQFNRTVSRYRVDKRKKEDEYVGSAVSEYILGYASALDRIELSKYSSGNRDYYDVFWRFASEKDKQYQKFNEDLSLEDLDLLDKRLNQALLNFYNFKYWLVIQQCNIVLKEDPKNVGALKLKGSTYYMLRDFDKARKYWEKVLYYQPNNEEMRYFLKVLPRFSD from the coding sequence ATGAGAGTCAAATTTTTAATATTATTTTTATTTATTTTAGCTTCTTTTTTGTTTTCTTTAGAGCTAACAGACATAACAAGAAATCACCAGTATCGTGATCAAGTTTATTATTTGGCAGAAAATAATTTTATGCCTCAATACATAGACAGTACTTTTCAGTTAGATTCTGAGCTAACCGTTTTTCAAGTAGCACTTAGTTTGATTTTTGTTAATGCTGTTAGTTTAAATGTGGACAGAGAAGAGCCTTATCTTCTTGAGTTTGGAAAGTCTTCTATTGAATACCCTTATGTCCAGTATTTGTTTAACAAGGAAATTGTCAAAAAAGACATAGACGTATATGCGACATGTAATGTTTCAGAAGCTTTACATATGTTTTCAAAAATGTATCCAGACGTAAAGTTTTCGTTAGATAAAAAGGAAGGACCTGCTCCTTTTTTAAGGCGTGATTTTTTGGTGTTAATTACAAAAATTGACCAGTTCAATAGGACAGTCAGTAGATATCGAGTTGATAAAAGAAAAAAAGAGGATGAATATGTTGGCTCTGCTGTCAGTGAGTACATTTTAGGTTATGCCAGTGCGTTAGATAGAATAGAGTTAAGTAAGTATAGTTCTGGTAATAGAGATTATTATGATGTGTTTTGGAGGTTTGCATCTGAGAAGGACAAGCAATATCAGAAGTTTAATGAAGACCTTTCTTTGGAGGATTTGGATTTACTAGATAAAAGGTTAAATCAAGCGTTATTAAATTTTTATAATTTCAAATATTGGCTAGTGATTCAACAATGTAACATTGTTTTAAAAGAAGACCCCAAAAATGTTGGGGCTTTGAAATTGAAGGGCTCTACATATTACATGTTGCGTGATTTTGATAAGGCGAGAAAATATTGGGAAAAGGTTCTTTATTATCAGCCAAACAATGAAGAAATGCGATATTTTTTAAAGGTATTGCCTAGGTTTTCTGATTAG
- a CDS encoding response regulator, with protein MTKILIIDDAAFIRMRVEKFLLRHDFEVFLAEDGQSGIDLFKKELPDVVLLDVTMPGMSGMEVLKQIKEANKDAKVIMLTNVDQQETIMETVKLGAKGFIKKPFEEDKLLDKISKLIKT; from the coding sequence ATGACAAAAATATTAATCATTGATGATGCAGCTTTTATTAGAATGAGGGTAGAAAAATTTTTGTTACGCCATGATTTTGAAGTTTTTTTGGCGGAAGACGGACAAAGTGGAATAGATTTGTTTAAAAAGGAACTTCCGGATGTCGTCCTTTTAGACGTTACTATGCCAGGTATGTCAGGAATGGAAGTCTTGAAGCAAATAAAAGAAGCCAATAAAGATGCAAAAGTTATAATGTTGACTAATGTGGACCAGCAAGAAACGATTATGGAAACAGTTAAGCTTGGCGCCAAAGGATTTATTAAAAAACCTTTTGAGGAAGACAAACTTTTAGATAAGATAAGTAAACTTATCAAAACTTAG
- a CDS encoding flagellar motor protein MotB has protein sequence MGKKKRAEGGGNIADAIMSDLMMQMLTFFILLYTIAALNLSKSRVEGDSDSVVDQIRQGFRQRLNMEEGTPTPKNDPIIQVQEAKVEDLETEQKAQLITKIKEIVEKETLRQYIEVIVEEQKIRLVFNQPVLFNSGYAYLKPGAKDYLDPVISGIINTIENDIIIEGHTDSMPIKNEMYQDNWQLSFDRAYNVLKYMVDVHKIDPFRVSAVGYGQYRPRVDNDTYEKRAINRRIEVNILLHSKKIDSGIQKNKRKSTDVDSDIVIPTDIEVPI, from the coding sequence ATGGGCAAAAAGAAAAGAGCTGAAGGAGGAGGGAATATTGCAGATGCCATAATGAGCGATCTTATGATGCAGATGCTTACCTTTTTTATTTTACTGTATACAATTGCTGCCTTAAATTTATCAAAAAGTAGGGTTGAAGGTGACAGCGATAGTGTGGTTGACCAAATTAGGCAGGGGTTTAGACAAAGATTAAATATGGAAGAGGGCACACCAACGCCTAAAAACGATCCCATTATTCAGGTGCAAGAAGCCAAAGTTGAAGATTTAGAAACTGAGCAAAAAGCACAACTGATTACTAAAATAAAAGAAATAGTAGAGAAAGAAACATTAAGACAATATATAGAAGTTATTGTGGAAGAACAAAAGATTAGACTTGTCTTTAATCAGCCAGTACTTTTTAATTCTGGATATGCTTACTTGAAGCCAGGAGCAAAAGATTATTTGGACCCAGTCATAAGTGGAATAATTAATACTATAGAAAACGATATTATTATAGAAGGGCATACCGATAGTATGCCGATTAAAAATGAGATGTATCAGGATAATTGGCAATTGTCATTTGATAGAGCATATAATGTGCTTAAATACATGGTGGATGTCCATAAAATTGATCCGTTTAGAGTTTCAGCTGTTGGATATGGACAGTATAGACCAAGAGTGGATAACGATACTTATGAGAAGAGGGCAATAAATAGGAGGATTGAAGTTAATATTTTACTTCATTCCAAAAAAATAGATAGTGGTATTCAAAAAAATAAACGAAAGTCTACGGATGTAGACTCGGATATTGTAATACCTACGGATATTGAAGTGCCAATATAG
- a CDS encoding MotA/TolQ/ExbB proton channel family protein, translated as MEINILLALGLIFIVILVGLSDVLVNPAAYLDAPSFLIVVGLSMSALLISSSFSKFKIFLKTGKMIIMPKKQMAPQDAIDELVRLAKISKSQGRVALNKEVETITQPFLKFGVQLLTEKTGHAFIKATLENDIEEMENRHGSIHAMYGNMAGFGPVFGMVGTIVGLIQLLKGLSDASKIGPAMAVALITTLYGGFISGVIFTPAKEKLKEMSENEASLKRLIMQGILMIEKEEIPSKVEKFLKSFLQDKEKHAPKKVK; from the coding sequence ATGGAAATAAATATACTACTGGCATTAGGGCTGATTTTTATTGTTATTTTAGTTGGATTGAGTGATGTTTTGGTGAATCCAGCGGCCTATCTTGATGCTCCTTCTTTTTTAATTGTAGTAGGTCTTTCAATGTCGGCGCTTTTGATTAGTTCTTCGTTTAGTAAATTTAAAATCTTCTTAAAGACCGGCAAAATGATAATTATGCCTAAAAAACAGATGGCACCTCAGGATGCAATTGATGAATTAGTTAGACTTGCCAAGATTTCTAAATCTCAAGGAAGAGTGGCTCTTAATAAAGAGGTAGAAACAATAACTCAGCCTTTTTTGAAGTTTGGGGTTCAACTATTAACAGAAAAAACAGGTCACGCATTTATTAAAGCTACGCTTGAGAATGATATTGAGGAAATGGAAAATAGACATGGAAGTATTCATGCTATGTATGGAAATATGGCTGGATTTGGTCCGGTATTTGGTATGGTTGGGACAATAGTTGGTCTTATTCAATTGCTTAAAGGACTATCTGATGCCTCTAAAATTGGACCAGCAATGGCTGTTGCTCTTATTACTACACTATATGGTGGGTTTATTTCTGGTGTTATTTTTACTCCTGCAAAAGAAAAATTAAAGGAAATGTCGGAAAATGAAGCATCCTTAAAAAGATTGATAATGCAGGGCATTCTGATGATTGAGAAAGAAGAAATACCTTCCAAGGTTGAGAAATTTTTAAAAAGCTTCCTGCAGGATAAAGAGAAGCATGCACCAAAAAAGGTTAAATAG
- a CDS encoding homocysteine S-methyltransferase family protein, whose protein sequence is MNKYLQLIKQGQLIFQDGGFGTMLQKHKITSEDFHGHEGAFEYLNISRPDIIQDVHKQYLLAGAMVMDTNSFGGNRIKLKEYGLEHKVYEINYAAAQNAQKAIQALNFPNTFVMGSMGPTGFLPSSTDPSLGSINFDELSNVFEEQATALIDGGADLILLETQHDILEVKAGIIGAKKAITNSCKEIALQVQVTVDQYSNMLFGTHILTAITIIKDMGIDVFGINCSTGPREMENTIKLLSEHSPLPISIIPNAGMPENIDGTAHYKMTPELFSTVIGEYLRKYRISVVGGCCGTTPEHIGSLKLKAESLKLKAESLKLKAENLKFKAECLPSFCGPISLAKEKKTPLIIGERINSQGSRKAKELMLQDKYDELVDLAKSQEQSNADLIDCCFAMTERADEEDQLSFFAKKVAYATTIPLCFDSTEAITLESAIKSYAGKPLINSINLESDKIHQILPIVKNFGLSTIALCIDEQGMAKTTKEKLTIAKKIYKIAVNDYGLKPEQLIFDTLTFTLATGEEEWRNSAKETFNAIQLLKKELPGVKTVLGVSNVSFGLTPPARKILNLVYLHTAVEYGLDMAIFNADHFQPLSELNKNEVNLAKNLILNKSSLALTEFIEHFQKTETQKTPTSTNKPAPTTNLPLDKLIQHKIITRDKEGIIDLLEKLRQTMKAEEIINTVLLPAMKVVGDKMETGEIILPFVLESAEIMKKSITHLEKYLDKNSNMSKGTIVLATVYGDVHDIGKNLVKTITENNGYKVIDLGKQVPADKIIETALKEKADAITLSALLVTTSKQMQLIVEKLHNLDKSIPVIIGGAAINSNYAKTISNINGTPYKGGVYYSKDAFTGLKILEDIINVSKKNN, encoded by the coding sequence ATGAACAAATACTTACAACTAATCAAACAAGGACAATTAATCTTCCAAGATGGAGGATTTGGGACAATGCTACAAAAGCACAAAATAACCTCTGAAGATTTCCATGGTCATGAAGGTGCCTTTGAATACCTAAACATTTCCAGACCAGATATTATTCAAGACGTTCACAAACAATATTTATTAGCAGGCGCTATGGTAATGGACACCAATAGCTTTGGCGGAAACAGAATAAAGCTTAAAGAATATGGATTAGAACATAAAGTTTATGAAATAAACTATGCAGCAGCTCAAAATGCCCAAAAAGCTATTCAAGCTTTAAATTTTCCAAATACCTTCGTGATGGGCTCCATGGGACCAACAGGATTCCTGCCTTCCTCCACCGACCCATCTCTTGGCAGCATAAATTTTGACGAATTATCTAACGTTTTTGAAGAACAAGCGACAGCACTTATTGACGGTGGGGCAGACTTAATATTATTAGAAACACAACACGATATTTTGGAAGTAAAAGCTGGCATAATTGGAGCTAAAAAAGCGATTACAAACTCTTGTAAAGAAATTGCACTACAGGTACAAGTTACCGTCGACCAATATAGCAATATGCTTTTTGGTACTCACATTCTTACAGCAATAACAATAATAAAAGATATGGGAATTGATGTCTTTGGCATCAATTGTTCCACTGGGCCAAGAGAAATGGAAAACACCATAAAGCTTCTCAGCGAGCACTCACCATTGCCAATTTCTATTATTCCAAATGCAGGCATGCCAGAAAACATCGACGGAACAGCTCATTACAAAATGACACCAGAACTTTTTAGTACTGTTATAGGTGAATACCTCCGAAAATACAGAATAAGCGTTGTTGGCGGGTGCTGTGGCACAACTCCCGAACATATAGGAAGCTTAAAGCTGAAAGCTGAAAGCTTGAAGCTGAAAGCTGAAAGCTTGAAGCTGAAAGCTGAAAATCTGAAGTTTAAAGCTGAATGCTTACCAAGTTTTTGTGGTCCGATTAGCCTTGCTAAAGAAAAGAAAACTCCCTTGATTATTGGTGAAAGGATTAACTCCCAGGGTTCTCGCAAAGCTAAAGAGCTAATGCTTCAAGACAAATATGATGAATTAGTTGATCTGGCAAAATCACAAGAACAAAGCAATGCTGACTTGATTGATTGTTGCTTCGCAATGACGGAAAGAGCTGATGAGGAAGATCAATTGTCTTTCTTTGCCAAAAAAGTCGCTTACGCCACGACTATACCGCTCTGTTTTGATTCTACGGAAGCAATAACACTTGAATCGGCTATTAAGTCTTATGCAGGAAAACCATTAATTAACTCTATCAATTTAGAAAGTGACAAGATTCATCAAATCTTACCTATCGTAAAAAATTTTGGACTTAGCACTATTGCACTGTGTATTGATGAGCAGGGCATGGCAAAAACAACTAAAGAAAAACTAACTATTGCCAAGAAAATATACAAGATAGCGGTAAATGATTATGGGTTGAAACCAGAACAACTTATCTTTGACACGCTTACTTTTACACTTGCGACTGGAGAAGAAGAATGGAGAAACTCAGCAAAAGAAACATTTAACGCAATTCAATTACTAAAGAAAGAGCTCCCAGGAGTAAAAACAGTTCTTGGTGTAAGCAATGTTTCCTTTGGACTCACTCCTCCTGCCAGAAAAATACTAAACCTCGTTTATCTTCACACTGCTGTTGAATATGGACTAGATATGGCTATTTTTAATGCAGACCATTTCCAGCCACTCAGTGAATTAAATAAAAATGAAGTTAATTTAGCTAAAAATCTAATATTAAACAAAAGCTCCCTAGCGCTTACAGAATTTATCGAACATTTTCAAAAAACAGAAACACAAAAGACACCAACTAGCACGAACAAACCTGCACCCACCACAAATCTTCCTCTTGATAAACTTATTCAACACAAAATAATAACTAGAGATAAAGAAGGAATTATTGATTTATTAGAAAAACTAAGACAAACAATGAAGGCTGAAGAAATTATTAATACAGTTCTTCTGCCAGCCATGAAAGTTGTGGGAGACAAAATGGAAACCGGAGAAATAATTCTTCCCTTTGTCCTCGAGTCAGCTGAAATAATGAAAAAATCCATCACTCATCTAGAAAAATATCTCGATAAAAACAGTAATATGTCCAAAGGGACAATAGTTCTAGCTACAGTTTACGGAGACGTGCATGATATTGGCAAAAATCTAGTTAAAACAATAACAGAAAATAATGGCTATAAAGTAATTGACCTTGGCAAACAGGTTCCAGCAGATAAAATCATTGAAACTGCCCTAAAAGAAAAAGCCGATGCTATTACCCTCTCCGCTTTGTTAGTTACAACCTCTAAACAAATGCAACTAATTGTAGAAAAGCTTCATAATCTTGACAAAAGTATTCCCGTAATAATTGGCGGTGCAGCTATAAACAGCAATTATGCTAAAACAATTTCTAACATCAACGGAACTCCCTATAAAGGTGGGGTTTATTATTCAAAAGACGCTTTTACTGGATTAAAAATATTAGAGGATATAATTAATGTCTCAAAAAAAAATAATTGA
- a CDS encoding vitamin B12 dependent-methionine synthase activation domain-containing protein gives MSQKKIIEPEKFIPFINKQVLFKTSWGLKNNTPSTIEELEKAFLFIKKTILTSDIKGLVFYDTFKITKTNTAITFPEHNITWEFPTINKKNIASSTGDKIVLQVVTLGKEVLKKYEELENLNNYSNAYYFHGFTTWMAEALAQYNHNTMRNELGSRVPPERYSFGYSLCPDMSMQKDLFSLLQLNNSDDVSLTESYMMYPEQSTSALILH, from the coding sequence ATGTCTCAAAAAAAAATAATTGAACCTGAAAAATTTATTCCCTTCATTAACAAGCAAGTTCTCTTCAAAACGTCTTGGGGACTAAAAAACAATACCCCTTCAACGATTGAGGAACTAGAGAAAGCCTTCTTGTTTATAAAAAAAACCATATTAACTTCAGACATAAAAGGTTTAGTCTTCTATGATACTTTTAAAATCACAAAGACCAACACAGCAATAACTTTTCCAGAGCACAACATTACCTGGGAATTTCCCACTATTAATAAAAAAAACATAGCCTCGTCTACAGGAGACAAAATTGTTCTCCAAGTAGTTACTTTAGGCAAAGAAGTTTTAAAAAAATATGAAGAATTAGAAAATCTAAACAATTATTCAAATGCTTACTATTTCCACGGCTTTACTACCTGGATGGCAGAAGCTCTTGCTCAGTATAATCATAATACGATGAGAAACGAACTAGGTAGTAGGGTTCCTCCAGAAAGATACTCCTTTGGTTATTCGCTCTGCCCTGACATGAGTATGCAAAAAGATCTGTTTTCTCTTCTTCAGTTAAATAACTCTGATGACGTGTCCTTAACAGAAAGCTATATGATGTATCCAGAACAAAGCACTAGTGCATTAATTCTTCACTAA
- a CDS encoding DHH family phosphoesterase, protein MLKFEHNKISRFKVVALSAGHVNKGEVDLSKYVGEVCNYLLSKYSDSQSFVWSNFVDLVVELPNLLKQVEEKTGLQTSEKVTSIGKLCWLIANYHSSKFDAFNKRFFGSNKAPMSDYIPKVKSSVDIIYLPISGHENPDVDSVVSVIMMSYLMFQTGDKRLMVRPCYEGILQEEVGHYVDSVLGRKGFTDAFFTNLNDNPFVCAKRKMITSAHLPVVTPEMNYLEATKSVLKYKPGLRVLMPIVDAEGNYKGCLRHVEREEFLMTEIIKNKNLQELTVADALAWKNIYKSTREKVPEDIQFELDVEMDSAMQIILEKVYAVPVVSDDNKFAGVVTQAEYYKENIGLIMVDTQEPTLSLKAINPKLVVKKDHHENKGGLSNGVSIGGNSSTVAMILKDYLQFRRNVSFPAKLARLGLGAMLIDSNMKERFIDQDEYLFDDVAAYCLAVEQGVSYGANFHESFRYQKDKEDIQQEEISRYRSIQADVFRDKFLNNRNSLYDAGDVKDYKKEYGLDVIAWQWELNKDLLSIHLSKAKDVPLELAEKTLEKRKSFGILLVTPTDREDMEKQADSMLVFGKVKKDLQKLMAYWKQNLVDSVTGNRIFQSEFEYTISEVKDTRGIVGYCAKIDFSKNANFNSRKHSVLKTLLAYF, encoded by the coding sequence ATGCTAAAGTTTGAACATAACAAAATCAGTAGATTTAAAGTTGTTGCACTATCAGCTGGACATGTTAATAAAGGTGAAGTTGATTTATCTAAATATGTTGGCGAAGTATGCAATTATCTGCTGTCTAAATATTCAGATTCTCAGTCCTTTGTTTGGAGTAATTTTGTGGATTTAGTGGTAGAACTACCTAATCTTTTAAAACAAGTTGAAGAAAAAACAGGGCTACAGACTTCTGAAAAAGTAACGAGCATCGGTAAGCTGTGTTGGCTGATAGCTAATTATCATTCCAGCAAATTTGATGCTTTTAATAAAAGGTTTTTTGGTTCGAACAAAGCACCTATGTCTGACTATATACCTAAAGTAAAGAGCAGTGTTGATATCATCTATCTTCCTATTTCTGGACATGAGAACCCAGATGTTGATTCTGTTGTTTCTGTCATTATGATGTCTTATTTAATGTTTCAAACAGGAGATAAGCGATTAATGGTAAGACCTTGTTATGAGGGTATTTTACAAGAAGAAGTTGGTCATTATGTAGATTCTGTTCTTGGTAGAAAAGGTTTTACGGACGCATTTTTTACAAATTTAAATGATAATCCATTTGTTTGTGCCAAGAGAAAGATGATTACGTCAGCTCATTTGCCTGTCGTAACTCCCGAAATGAATTATTTAGAAGCCACAAAAAGTGTTCTTAAATATAAGCCTGGGTTAAGAGTTTTGATGCCAATTGTGGATGCAGAAGGTAATTACAAAGGTTGTTTAAGGCATGTTGAACGAGAAGAATTTTTGATGACTGAAATTATCAAGAACAAAAACTTGCAAGAATTAACGGTGGCAGATGCCTTGGCTTGGAAAAATATTTATAAGTCAACGAGGGAGAAAGTTCCTGAAGACATTCAGTTTGAATTAGATGTAGAGATGGACTCTGCTATGCAGATAATACTTGAGAAAGTCTATGCTGTACCAGTTGTTAGTGACGATAATAAGTTTGCGGGAGTTGTAACACAAGCTGAATACTATAAAGAGAATATTGGTTTAATTATGGTTGACACTCAAGAGCCGACATTAAGTTTAAAAGCTATCAACCCTAAGCTAGTAGTAAAAAAGGACCATCATGAAAATAAAGGTGGACTTTCAAATGGAGTAAGCATCGGGGGCAACAGTTCCACAGTGGCTATGATTCTTAAAGATTATTTGCAATTTAGGAGAAATGTTAGTTTCCCTGCAAAGCTTGCTAGACTTGGATTAGGTGCAATGCTTATTGATTCTAATATGAAAGAAAGATTTATAGACCAGGATGAGTACTTGTTTGATGACGTTGCTGCTTATTGTTTGGCTGTTGAGCAGGGAGTTAGTTATGGTGCTAATTTTCATGAAAGTTTTAGATATCAAAAAGATAAGGAAGATATTCAGCAGGAAGAGATTAGTAGGTATCGGTCTATTCAGGCAGATGTTTTTAGAGATAAGTTTTTGAATAACAGAAATTCCTTATATGATGCAGGAGATGTTAAAGATTACAAAAAAGAATATGGGCTGGATGTTATCGCTTGGCAATGGGAATTGAATAAAGATTTGTTGTCTATCCATCTTTCTAAGGCAAAGGATGTTCCATTAGAATTAGCCGAAAAAACCCTAGAAAAGAGAAAAAGCTTTGGAATACTTTTAGTTACGCCGACAGATAGAGAAGACATGGAGAAACAAGCTGATAGTATGTTGGTTTTTGGTAAAGTAAAGAAAGATTTACAGAAGCTGATGGCTTATTGGAAACAAAATTTAGTGGATTCGGTTACAGGTAATCGTATTTTTCAATCTGAATTTGAATATACAATATCTGAGGTTAAAGATACTAGAGGCATCGTTGGTTATTGCGCTAAAATAGATTTTTCAAAGAATGCAAATTTTAATTCTAGAAAACATAGTGTATTGAAAACACTATTGGCATATTTTTAG
- a CDS encoding helicase C-terminal domain-containing protein: MSCLNFVALDVETTGLDEKRNEITEIGIVRFRKGVLIAEYSTLVKPSERISDYVANMTGITNGMVSKAPSFDEVVAEMLDFIGEDAIVGHNIKFDIGMLNQALLRVNRPALDNVLLDTLDIISILNPTGGSFKLSYLAKVYGVLEENVHRAKDDSLMTANLYLKLIDEIKKLDKDVVSVLLYYLDQTDTSLKMIFDDVFGNKLEKHDYPWVSFKFNKLKKGKASERYRDESFKKKDVDALFQIFKEDGSLAKNLPGFEIRSAQIDMMEKVWQSFQSNTHLVVEAGTGTGKSLAYLLPAVYFALKKDKTVVVSTKTKALQEQLVDKDIPTLKKALGINFNEEMIKGKENYVCLNKFAYLMNSAISKKDDAFLKGALSLMMWVISSEKGDISEIHNSLKTRFNNQIKAETKSCLQAHCPFKQVCFLNKLKENAKNANIIVVNHALLLADIHYGQKVLPEFSQLIIDEAHTLEDVATGCFSMSFAKKRLNELFAKIVENNVIDDFAKDKEIEKDIKKIKTKFRKATRANNDWFNEIENVFKDKEKQNVFFKKSQKRIGFTEIEESIIDSIYISINDLIGVLLEATPLLNDLRKEIKDELTVFQRAFLRGIISEVEGLIGELAAMYDRSPGFIRWLEKVERPRSTHYEMIMTPLSSGELLQKELLAGLESVIHTSATISINGNFNYYLSRMGYLDSEQKIETAVFSSPFDLEKRMLLCVPGDVPAYKDDKEYIESISRYLKELLIGIDGKALVLFTSHKHLSDCYYGIKHDLEKIRIPLFCQGKQMSDKNLIKAFKEKEGAVLMGTDSFWEGIDVPGRNLSYVIVVKLPFDVPTDPIVMARMEQVAAAGRSSFFDYVVPKAIVKFKQGIGRLIRSKSDTGAVIILDKRVKHKGYGKSFINAVTARKVSSEDLPSMIASLKLWVD, translated from the coding sequence ATGAGTTGCTTAAATTTTGTTGCCTTAGATGTTGAAACTACTGGTTTAGACGAGAAAAGAAATGAAATTACAGAGATTGGCATTGTAAGATTTCGTAAGGGCGTGCTTATTGCTGAATACTCTACTTTAGTTAAGCCTAGCGAAAGAATTTCTGACTATGTAGCTAACATGACAGGTATTACTAATGGAATGGTTAGTAAGGCGCCTAGCTTTGACGAAGTCGTTGCGGAGATGCTTGATTTTATCGGTGAGGATGCAATTGTTGGTCATAATATTAAATTTGACATAGGAATGCTTAACCAAGCTCTTTTAAGAGTAAATCGTCCAGCTTTAGACAATGTATTGCTCGATACGTTAGACATTATTTCGATATTAAACCCAACAGGTGGTAGCTTTAAATTAAGCTATTTAGCTAAAGTTTATGGAGTTTTAGAAGAGAACGTCCATCGGGCAAAAGATGATAGCCTGATGACTGCTAATTTGTATTTGAAACTGATAGACGAAATCAAGAAGCTGGATAAAGACGTTGTTTCTGTTTTGCTTTATTATTTAGATCAAACAGATACTTCTTTGAAAATGATATTTGATGATGTTTTTGGTAATAAGTTAGAAAAACATGATTATCCTTGGGTTTCATTTAAGTTTAATAAGTTGAAAAAAGGTAAAGCTAGTGAAAGATATAGAGATGAGAGTTTTAAGAAAAAAGATGTCGATGCTTTGTTTCAGATTTTTAAAGAAGATGGTAGTTTAGCAAAGAATTTGCCTGGTTTTGAGATAAGATCCGCTCAAATTGATATGATGGAAAAGGTTTGGCAAAGTTTTCAGAGCAACACTCATCTAGTGGTCGAGGCTGGAACTGGTACAGGTAAATCTTTGGCATATTTGCTTCCTGCTGTTTATTTTGCGTTAAAAAAAGATAAAACTGTAGTTGTTTCAACTAAGACAAAAGCCTTGCAGGAGCAGTTAGTGGATAAGGACATTCCGACTTTAAAAAAAGCTTTGGGCATTAATTTTAATGAGGAAATGATTAAAGGAAAAGAGAATTATGTTTGTTTAAACAAATTTGCCTATTTAATGAATTCTGCTATTTCTAAGAAGGATGATGCGTTTCTTAAAGGAGCCTTGTCTTTGATGATGTGGGTGATTTCTTCTGAGAAAGGCGATATATCCGAAATACATAATAGTCTTAAAACAAGATTTAATAATCAAATAAAGGCTGAAACAAAGAGTTGTTTGCAGGCACATTGCCCCTTTAAGCAGGTTTGTTTTTTAAATAAACTTAAAGAGAATGCGAAGAATGCAAATATTATAGTGGTTAATCATGCTTTATTGTTAGCAGATATTCATTATGGACAGAAAGTGCTTCCAGAGTTTAGCCAGTTAATCATTGATGAAGCCCACACGTTAGAAGACGTAGCCACTGGCTGTTTTTCGATGTCCTTTGCTAAAAAAAGATTAAATGAGTTGTTTGCCAAGATTGTTGAAAATAATGTCATAGATGATTTTGCAAAAGATAAGGAAATTGAGAAAGATATAAAGAAAATTAAGACCAAATTCCGTAAAGCAACAAGAGCTAATAATGATTGGTTTAATGAAATAGAAAATGTTTTCAAAGATAAAGAAAAACAAAATGTTTTTTTTAAGAAGAGTCAAAAAAGGATTGGGTTTACCGAGATAGAAGAAAGTATTATTGATTCTATTTATATTTCAATTAATGATTTAATCGGCGTTTTATTGGAAGCCACGCCATTGTTAAATGATTTGAGGAAAGAGATTAAGGATGAACTTACAGTTTTTCAAAGAGCTTTTTTGAGAGGTATTATTTCTGAAGTAGAAGGATTAATAGGCGAGTTAGCTGCGATGTATGACCGTAGCCCTGGATTTATCAGATGGCTAGAAAAAGTCGAGAGACCAAGGTCAACACATTATGAAATGATAATGACTCCTTTGTCTTCAGGGGAGTTATTACAAAAAGAGCTTTTAGCTGGGCTTGAATCTGTTATTCATACTTCTGCGACAATTTCCATAAATGGTAATTTTAATTATTATTTGTCTCGGATGGGATATTTGGATTCTGAGCAAAAGATAGAAACAGCTGTGTTTAGTTCACCTTTTGATTTAGAGAAAAGAATGCTGTTGTGTGTTCCTGGAGATGTCCCTGCCTATAAAGATGATAAAGAATATATTGAGAGTATTTCTAGATATTTAAAGGAATTGCTGATTGGTATTGATGGTAAAGCTCTTGTTTTATTTACATCTCACAAACATTTGAGTGATTGTTATTATGGAATAAAACATGATTTAGAAAAAATCAGAATTCCTTTGTTTTGTCAGGGCAAGCAAATGTCAGACAAGAATTTGATTAAGGCCTTTAAGGAAAAAGAAGGCGCTGTTTTAATGGGAACAGATAGTTTCTGGGAGGGCATAGATGTCCCTGGTAGAAATTTATCATATGTTATTGTAGTTAAGCTTCCTTTTGACGTTCCAACCGACCCTATTGTAATGGCAAGGATGGAACAGGTAGCAGCAGCAGGTAGAAGTAGTTTTTTTGACTATGTTGTACCAAAAGCGATTGTAAAGTTTAAGCAAGGCATTGGTAGGTTAATCAGATCAAAGAGTGACACAGGCGCTGTTATCATCCTGGATAAAAGAGTTAAACACAAAGGATATGGGAAGTCTTTTATAAATGCAGTTACAGCAAGAAAAGTAAGTTCTGAGGACTTGCCTTCGATGATAGCTTCTTTGAAGTTGTGGGTTGATTAA